The genomic DNA CGAGCCCAACGTGCGCGACCGGCCGGGGGCGATGGCCCTACCCCCCTTCCAGGAGCAGGTGGAGCTACGCAATGTGAGTTTTCACTACGGCGACGTGCCGGTGCTCTACGACCTGAACCTGACCGTGAAAAAGGGCCAGACCATCGCGCTAGTCGGCCCCAGCGGCGGCGGCAAAAGCACGCTCGCCGACCTGCTGCCCCGCTTCTACGACCCCAGCGCCGGCCAGGTGCTCATCGACGGCCATGACGTGCGCGACTGCACGCTTCACTCAGTGCGGGCGCAGATGGGCATCGTAACGCAGGAAAGTATCCTATTTAATGACACGATTTATAACAATATTAAATTCAACACCGAAGCCACGGAGGAACAAGTGATTGAAGCCGCTAAAACGGCCAACGCGCACGACTTCATCATGGCCTCGTCCGAGGGCTACCAGACCAGCATCGGCGACCGGGGCGGACGGCTGAGCGGCGGGCAGCGCCAGCGCCTGAGCATCGCGCGGGCCGTGTTGCGCAACCCGCCGATTCTGATTCTGGACGAAGCTACCTCGGCGCTCGACACCGAGAGCGAAAAGCTGGTGCAGGAAGCCCTCACGCGCCTCATGGCCGCGCGCACGTCGCTCGTTATTGCCCATCGCCTCAGCACGGTGCGCCACGCCGATGAGATTATCGTGCTTCAGCACGGCCGCATTGTGGAGCGCGGCACCCACGACGAGCTTTCGCGGCGCCCCGGCGGCCTCTACCAGCGCCTGAGCCAGCTGCAAACCAACGCGGCGCTGGTCTGAACGTAAGCGGAAGTAGCGAGCCCGACGGTTCACCTTATTTTTAGCCCTACCCCTCTTTTATTTGCCATGTCTTTTATCAAACGCGCCGTTACGGTGCTGGCCCTCATCTACTTGCTGCTGGCCCTGCTGATTCTGTTTTTTCCGTTCGTGCGCTCGTCCACGGTGGGTATTTTCAGCGTGTATAGCCTGCCGATGGAAGTGAACCTGCTGCTGGGTTTCATGTGGATGAGCGTGGCGGTGGTGGGCTTGCTGCTGATTTTTGAAAATATCGACAGCGGCCTGTTGCGCCGCACCGTGGGCAAGCAGGAGCAGAAAATCAACGAGTTGAAGGCCCAGCTTTTTGATGCCAAAAAGCCGCTGGGCGCGCCGGCCTACCCCACCCCGGCCGCGCCAACGTCGCCGGGCGTGGCCTACCCCACCGCCGACCAGGCCCGCCGGGCCGGGCCGCCGCCCAACTTCCCTACCCCCCCACCCACCATCTATTAGCCGACCCCGCTTGCACCTCCCCGACCTCATCCGCGCCGAGTTGACCGAAGCTCGCGCCGTGCTCGATTCCTTTCTGGCTGATGAAGCCAACCTCCAGCGCATTGCCGACGCGGCCCAGCTTTTCGCCACCAGCCTCAACAATGGCGGCAAGGCCCTGACCTGCGGCAACGGCGGCAGCCTCTGCGACGCCCAGCATTTTGCCGAGGAACTGAGCGGCCGCTACCGCCAAAACCGCCGCGCCCTGGCCGCCATCGCCCTCACCGAAGCTTCGCACATGACCTGCGTGGCCAATGATTTTGGCTTTGAGTTTGTGTTCAGCCGCTTCGTGGAGGCGCTGGGCCGGCCCGGCGACGTGCTGCTGGCCATCAGCACCAGCGGTAATTCGCCCAACATCCTGCGCGCCGCCGAGGCTGCTAAAGAATTAGGGATGAAGGTAGTAAGCCTCACCGGCAAAGACGGCGGCCAGCTCGCCGCCCTCAGCGACGTCGAAATCCGGGTGCCGCACTTTGGCTTCGCCGACCGCATTCAGGAGGTGCATATCAAGGCCATTCATATTATGATATTGCTGATTGAGCAGCTGGTAGCCGCTTGATACAGAACGAAAAAGAACGTCATGCTCGTCTGGCGTCCGCTTGTCGAAGCATCTCTACCACGCCGTTAAAGTTAGTAATTCTAACGGCGTGGTAGAGATGCTTCGACAAGCGGACGCCAGATGAGCATGACGTTCTTTTTCGTTCTGTCTGATGTTCCTTTGCAAGAACAATTCTTATACTGAAGAGATTATACTGACCTAATGCTAACCAAAACTTACGGCTCGGCCGTGCAGGGCGTCAATGCCTATACCATTACTATTGAAGTAGTTGTCACGGCCGGTACGCTATTCTATGTGGTAGGCTTGGCCGATAGTGCGATTAAAGAGAGCCAGCAGCGCATTGAGTCGGCGCTGAAACTGCGCGGCTACCGGATGCCGCGCACCAAGGTGGTCGTGAATATGGCACCGGCCGATATTCGCAAGGAGGGCGCGGCCTACGATTTGCCCATCGCGCTGGGCATTTTGCATGCCTCGCAGCAGCTGACTACCGACAACCTGGGCGACTATATTATTATGGGCGAGCTGTCGCTCGATGGTGCGCTGCGGCCCATCAAGGGCGTGCTGCCGATTGCCATTCAGGCGCGCAAGGAGGGGTTTAAGGGCATCATTTTGCCCAAGGAAAACGCGCAGGAAGCGGCCATCGTGAATAACCTGGACGTGATTCCGGTGGAGACGATGCAGCAGGCCATCGATTTTTTTGAGGGTAGGGAAACCATTGAGCCCATGCGCATTGACACGCGCGACATTTTCCAGCACACTGCCAACCAGTATGCCGCCGACTTTGCCGACGTGCAGGGCCAGGAAAACATCAAGCGGGCGCTGGAAATAGCGGCGGCCGGCGGCCACAACGTGATTATGATTGGCCCGCCCGGCGCGGGTAAAACCATGCTGGCCAAGCGCTTGCCTACCATCCTACCCCCCCTCAATATGCAGGAGGCGCTCGAAACCACCAAGATTCACTCGGTGGCTGGCAAGCTGGGCACGGGCCAGGGCTTGCTGAACCAACGGCCCTTCCGCGCCCCGCACCACACGATTTCGGACGTGGCGCTGGTGGGCGGGGGTAGCAACCCGCAGCCAGGCGAAATCTCGCTTTCGCACAACGGCGTGCTGTTTCTGGACGAGCTGCCGGAGTTCAAGCGCACGGTGCTGGAGGTGATGCGCCAGCCGCTGGAAGAGCGCCGCGTAACGATTTCGCGGGCCAAAGTGAGCATTGATTTTCCGGCCAATTTCATGCTCATCGCCAGCATGAATCCTTGTCCCTGTGGGTATTACAATCATCCTGACAAAGAATGCGTGTGCGGGCCGGGGGTGGTGCAAAAGTATCTGAACAAAGTGTCGGGGCCGCTGCTCGACCGCATCGACCTGCACGTGGAGGTGACGCCCGTCACCTTCGACCAAATGACGGAAAC from Hymenobacter psoromatis includes the following:
- the gmhA gene encoding phosphoheptose isomerase (catalyzes the isomerization of sedoheptulose 7-phosphate to D-glycero-D-manno-heptose 7-phosphate) — protein: MHLPDLIRAELTEARAVLDSFLADEANLQRIADAAQLFATSLNNGGKALTCGNGGSLCDAQHFAEELSGRYRQNRRALAAIALTEASHMTCVANDFGFEFVFSRFVEALGRPGDVLLAISTSGNSPNILRAAEAAKELGMKVVSLTGKDGGQLAALSDVEIRVPHFGFADRIQEVHIKAIHIMILLIEQLVAA
- a CDS encoding magnesium chelatase, with the protein product MLTKTYGSAVQGVNAYTITIEVVVTAGTLFYVVGLADSAIKESQQRIESALKLRGYRMPRTKVVVNMAPADIRKEGAAYDLPIALGILHASQQLTTDNLGDYIIMGELSLDGALRPIKGVLPIAIQARKEGFKGIILPKENAQEAAIVNNLDVIPVETMQQAIDFFEGRETIEPMRIDTRDIFQHTANQYAADFADVQGQENIKRALEIAAAGGHNVIMIGPPGAGKTMLAKRLPTILPPLNMQEALETTKIHSVAGKLGTGQGLLNQRPFRAPHHTISDVALVGGGSNPQPGEISLSHNGVLFLDELPEFKRTVLEVMRQPLEERRVTISRAKVSIDFPANFMLIASMNPCPCGYYNHPDKECVCGPGVVQKYLNKVSGPLLDRIDLHVEVTPVTFDQMTETRKSETSHDIQLRVEKAREIQTQRFADHPDTHSNAMMPSQMVKDICEISQAGRTLLKTAMERLGLSARAYDRILKVARTIADLAGTDEIQIQHLAEAIQYRSLDREGWAG